In the genome of Falsirhodobacter halotolerans, the window CCCCGATCCCGGTCGCAAGGATGACAAGCAGCGTCGGACCCAGCCCGATGGCCGCCCCCACCGTGACGAACAACGAGATTTCGATGATCGGAAGGGCGATCAGTAGGGCAAAAAGCCACATGCGGGCATTCCTTTCTTTGGCGGGGCAAGAGTGGACTCGGACGGTTTGGATGCCTACATAAGGGCATCGGGGTCAAAACCCAAATCCGTCCGGCCCATCCGAGGTTTCTGCATGAGCTCTGCCACTTTGATCCAGCTTCTTGTCCTTGCGGCGATCGCCGTGTTCCTGATCCTGAAGCTGCGGTCGGTTCTTGGCACGCGCGAAGGGTTCGAAAAGCCCCCCCTGCAACCGGGTGAGCGGGAGGCGGTTGTGAGCGGCCCCGCCCCCGTGGCCGAGGAGGACAGCCGCGACATCACCGATCATGTTCCCGAAGGCTCCGACAGCGCCCGCGCGCTGATGGCGATGAAACGGGCCGAGCCGTCTTTTTCCCTGTCGGAATTCCTGGGCGGCGCCCGCGGCGCGTATGAGATGATCCTCGTCGCGTTCGACAAGGGCGACATGTCGGAGGTGCGGGGCTTCATCGCCCCCGATGTCCTTGCCGCCTTCGAAGAGGCGATCGCCACCCGCCGCGATCAGGGGCTGGTAGTGGACAGCAAGATCATCGGCATCCGCGAGGTGGCGGTGAACGAGGCGACCTTCCTGACCGACAGCCGCATCGCCGAAATCACCGTCCGCTTCCAGGCCGAGATGACCACCGTGGTCACAAATGCCGCCGGCGATATCGTGGAAGGAAGCGAAACCGACATGCGCCGCCAGCGCGATGTCTGGACCTTCCAGCGGGCCATGGGCGCCGACGATCCGAACTGGCGGCTCGTCGCGACGGGGGAATGATCCGCGCCCTGGCGCTGCTGGCGGGCCTTTCCCCCGCCGCCGCGCAGGACCTTGCCACCTATGACGGATGGGCCGCCGAGGATCCTCGGGCGGCCCTTGCCGTATTCGCGGCGGGATGCGACCGCATGGACGCCACATGGGACGCGGTCTGCGCCACCGCCCACACCGCCCCGGACGCCCGCGCCTTCTTTCAGACCGCCTTCACCGCCACGCCCGTGGATGCGGACACGCTGTTCACCGCCTATTACGAACCCGAACTCGCCGCCGCGCCCCGCCGGACCGAACGGTTCACGCAGGCGATCTATGCCTTGCCGCCCGAAGGCCCGCCCCGTATCCCCCGCGCACAGATGGAGGCGGCGCTGGCCGGGCGCGGTCTGGAAATCGCCTGGGTCGAAGATGCGGCGGAGGCATTCTTTCTTCAGGTTCAGGGCTCGGGCCGTCTGAAGATGGCGGACGGGCGCGTCCTGCGCGTGGGCTATGCGGGCAAGAACGGGCTCGACTACCGCTCCATCGGCCGCGAAATGGTGCGGCGCGGGGCGATGACGGTGCAACAGGCCACCGCCCCCGCGTTGAAGGACTGGATCCGTGCCAACCCCGCCGAGGGGATCGCGCTGATGAACCACAATCCGTCCTTCGTCTTCTTCCAGCCGCTGGACCTGCCGGAGGACGCGGGTCCCATCGGCACGATGGGCCTGCCGCTGACCGCGCACCGGTCGCTGGCCGTCGATCCATCCATCATCCCCCTTGGCGCGCCGGTGCTGGTGCAGGTGGGCGGCACGACCCGCCTTTTCATCGCGCAGGACACGGGCAGCGCGATCACCGGCCCCGCCCGCGCCGACATCTTCATGGGCAGCGGCGGCCCCGATCTGGGCGACGCCGCAGGCCGCATGGCGCAGCGGGGCCGCATGACCCTTCTTCGGCCCGCATCATGAGCCGCCGCCGCCGCACCCTGCGCCCCGAAGAGGAAGAGCTGTGGGCCGCCGTCGCCCGCACGGCGCAGGCGATGCACCCCGTCCGCCGCATCCCCCTGCCGACCGCCGATCCCGCACCCGTCCCGCCCCGCCCATCGCTGCTGGCGGCCTTTACCGTGGGTGCGAAAGCCACCGCCACCCGCCCGCACGATCTGGCGCCCACCGTGTCCGAACGGCTGGCCACGGCACCCCTTGCGATGGACGCGCGCCAGTTCACCCGCATGTCGCGCGGGCGACTGGCGCCGGAGTCGCGAATCGACCTGCACGGCATGACCATGGCCGAGGCGCATCCCGAACTGGTGCATTTCATCCTGGATGCGCATCGGCGGGGCCATCGGCTGGTGCTGGTCATCACCGGCAAGGGCAAGCGGCGGGACGACGGGGGCCCTATCCCCGTGCGCACCGGCATCCTGCGCCATCAGGTGCCGATGTGGCTGCGCCTGCCCCCCCTCGGCCCCGTCGTGCAGCAGGTGGCCGAGGCCCATGCCAAACACGGCGGTGCGGGCGCGATGTATGTCTATCTGCGGCGGGGGTGAGCGATGGAGCTTCTGACGGCCAGCGTGGTGATCGGCACCGTCGCCACGGCGATCTTCGATCTGTGGGGGCTTCTGATCGCCCGCCTGCGGGGTGCGCCCGCCCCGCGATGGGACATGGCGGGCCGCTGGTTCGGTCATATGGCTCATGGCCGGTTCCGACACCGCGACATGGACCATGCCCACCCCATTCCGGCGGAATCCGCCATTGGGTGGGCCGTGCATTACCTGATCGGCATCCTTTATGCCGCGGCAATCCCGCTCATATGGGGCCGCGGCTGGCTGGACGCGCCCACCTTTGGTCCGGCGCTTATCGTCGGCGTCGTCACCATCGGGGCCGGATGGTTCCTGATGTCGCCCGGCATGGGCAACGGCATCGCCGCCAGCAAAACCCCCGCGCCATGGGTGGCACGGGGGTTGGGTCTGGCCGCCCATGTCGTTTTCGGGGCGGGTCTGTGGATCGGGGCGCTGATCTACAGCATGTAGCGTGAGACGTCGGTGCTGCGGGCCAGCGATCCCAGATGCGCCTCGACATAGGCGGCATCGACCGCCAGCGCCTCTCCCCCCTTGTCGGGGGCGGTGAAGGACAACTCCTCGAACACCCGCTCGATCACGGTGTAAAGCCGGCGCGCGCCGATATTCTCGACCGAGCCGTTCACCTCTGCCGCGATCCGCGCCAGGGCGGCAATGCCGTCCTCGGTGAACGTCACGTCCACCCCTTCGGTCGCCATCAGCGCGGAATACTGGCGGGTCAGGGCATTGTCGGTATCGGTCAGGATGCGGACGAAATCCCCTTCGGTCAGGGCCTGCAACTCCACCCGGATGGGCAGGCGGCCCTGAAGTTCGGGCAGCAGGTCGGACGGTTTGGCCACATGAAACGCGCCCGAGGCGATGAACAGGATGTGGTCCGTCTTGACCGCCCCGTGCTTGGTGGACACGGTCGTCCCCTCGATCAGGGGCAGAAGATCGCGCTGCACCCCCTCGCGGCTGACATCGCCTGAGCGGTTGTCGGTGCGGGCGCAGACCTTGTCGATCTCGTCGATGAAGACGATGCCGTTCTGCTGCACCGCCTCCAAGGCCGCGGCCTTGACCGCTTCGTCGTCCAACAGCTTGTCGGCCTCGTCGTTCATCAGGACGTCGTGGCTCTCGGACACGGTCATCTTCTTCTTCGTCGTGCGCCCGCCAAGCGCCTTGCCGAAGATATCGCCCAACTGCATCATGCCGGGCTGCTGGCCCGGAATGTCCATGTTGCCCAGCGGGTTGGAGGTGTCGCGCACCTCGATCTCGATGACATGGGCGTCCAACTCGCCCGCCTTCAGGCGCTGGCGGAACATTTCGCGCGTCTGCTCACGCGCGTCCTTGCCGGCGATCGCCTCGATCACCCGGTCTTCGGCGGCGCGGGCGGCGCGGGATTTCACATCCTCGCGCATCCATTCGCGCGTCTCGATCATCGCGGCATCCACCAGATCACGAACGATGCTTTCCACGTCGCGCCCGACATAGCCGACTTCGGTGAACTTCGTCGCCTCCACCTTCAGGAACGGCGCGCGGGCCAGTTTCGCCAAGCGGCGGCTGATCTCCGTCTTGCCGACGCCGGTCGGCCCGATCATCAGGATGTTCTTGGGATAGACCTCGTCGCGCAGCTCCGGTCCCAGCTGCTTGCGCCGCCAGCGGTTGCGCAGCGCCACGGCCACGGCCCGTTTGGCATCGCGTTGGCCGATGATGAAACGGTCCAGCTCGCTCACGATCTCGCGGGGGGTGAGGTCAGTCATCGTATCTCCTTCACGCCGCACATGGAACATTCGCCACGGGCGTTTCGTTGGTCTGAAAATCAATGGAGGAAGCGTCATGCCGACACCGGCAGAACTTGAAAAGAAACTGTGGAAAGCCTTGGACGACCACGCGACGGTGTTTCTGGGCCTGTCCAACGCGGAACATGGCCACGCCCGCCCGATGACCGTCATCACCGATGGCGACAACCGGACGCTGTGGATCTTCACCACCAAGACGAACGACATGGTCGAACACGCCCATGCGGGCAGCGCGGCCTTCGCCCATTACGCGTCCAAGGGGCATGACCTTTGGGCCTGCATCCACGGCAACGTGTCGATCACCGATGACCGGGCAACCATCGACCGTCTGTGGAACAGCCACATCGCCGCGTGGTATGATGGCAAGGACGACCCCAAGATCGCCCTGATCCGCTTCGATCCCGACCATGCCGAGATCTGGGAGGACAGCTCCAGCCTGATCGCGGGCGTGAAGACCGCCCTTGGCCTCTCGGACCCCAAAAGCGACGCCCAAGGCAAGAAGGCCACCGTCCAGTTGTAAGCCGTCAGGGGCGGGCAATGCGTTCCACCGTCAGATTGCCGTTGGTGTAAACGCAGATGTCCGCCGCGATGGCCATTGCCTGCCGGGCGATCCCCTCGGCAGGCAGATCCGTGGCCATCAGGCCCCGTGCCGCCGCAAGGGCGAAGTTGCCGCCCGATCCGATGGCCGCCACATCATGCTCCGGCTCCAGCACGTCGCCCGCGCCGGTGATGATCAGCAGTTCGGTCCCGTCGCTGACGATCAGCATGGCTTCCAGCTTCTGAAGATACTTGTCCGTCCGCCAGTCCTTCGCCAGTTCCACACTGGCCCGTGCCAACTGGCCGGGAAAGGATTCAAGCTTCTTTTCCAGACGTTCCAGAAGGGTGAAAGCGTCGGCGGTCGATCCGGCGAACCCCGCGATCACGTCGCGCCCGCCGGGGGACAGACGGCGGACCTTGCGGGCCGTGCCCTTGATGACGGTCGGTCCAAGGCTGACCTGCCCGTCGCCCGCGATCACCACCTCGTCACCCCGCCGCACGCCGATGATGGTTGTGCCGTGCCAGCCGGGAAAATCTTTGTCGGACATTTGGGTCTCCTGTCTGCGTCTTGCCCGCTATATGGCGGCGACGCATCTGCGCCTCAACCCGTGGGGGGAGGCATCGGCGAAAAGGGCGCCCGAAGGCGCCGCAGTTTCAGATCTCGCTCTTGATCCAGTTGGCAAGCGCGGCCTTCGGCGCGGCCCCGATCTTGTTCGACACGGCCTCGCCGCCCTTGAACATGAACAGGGCAGGGATGCCGCGCACACCCAGTTCGGACGGGGTGA includes:
- the hslU gene encoding ATP-dependent protease ATPase subunit HslU, which translates into the protein MTDLTPREIVSELDRFIIGQRDAKRAVAVALRNRWRRKQLGPELRDEVYPKNILMIGPTGVGKTEISRRLAKLARAPFLKVEATKFTEVGYVGRDVESIVRDLVDAAMIETREWMREDVKSRAARAAEDRVIEAIAGKDAREQTREMFRQRLKAGELDAHVIEIEVRDTSNPLGNMDIPGQQPGMMQLGDIFGKALGGRTTKKKMTVSESHDVLMNDEADKLLDDEAVKAAALEAVQQNGIVFIDEIDKVCARTDNRSGDVSREGVQRDLLPLIEGTTVSTKHGAVKTDHILFIASGAFHVAKPSDLLPELQGRLPIRVELQALTEGDFVRILTDTDNALTRQYSALMATEGVDVTFTEDGIAALARIAAEVNGSVENIGARRLYTVIERVFEELSFTAPDKGGEALAVDAAYVEAHLGSLARSTDVSRYML
- a CDS encoding Smr/MutS family protein encodes the protein MSRRRRTLRPEEEELWAAVARTAQAMHPVRRIPLPTADPAPVPPRPSLLAAFTVGAKATATRPHDLAPTVSERLATAPLAMDARQFTRMSRGRLAPESRIDLHGMTMAEAHPELVHFILDAHRRGHRLVLVITGKGKRRDDGGPIPVRTGILRHQVPMWLRLPPLGPVVQQVAEAHAKHGGAGAMYVYLRRG
- a CDS encoding pyridoxamine 5'-phosphate oxidase family protein — translated: MPTPAELEKKLWKALDDHATVFLGLSNAEHGHARPMTVITDGDNRTLWIFTTKTNDMVEHAHAGSAAFAHYASKGHDLWACIHGNVSITDDRATIDRLWNSHIAAWYDGKDDPKIALIRFDPDHAEIWEDSSSLIAGVKTALGLSDPKSDAQGKKATVQL
- the mltA gene encoding murein transglycosylase A; translation: MIRALALLAGLSPAAAQDLATYDGWAAEDPRAALAVFAAGCDRMDATWDAVCATAHTAPDARAFFQTAFTATPVDADTLFTAYYEPELAAAPRRTERFTQAIYALPPEGPPRIPRAQMEAALAGRGLEIAWVEDAAEAFFLQVQGSGRLKMADGRVLRVGYAGKNGLDYRSIGREMVRRGAMTVQQATAPALKDWIRANPAEGIALMNHNPSFVFFQPLDLPEDAGPIGTMGLPLTAHRSLAVDPSIIPLGAPVLVQVGGTTRLFIAQDTGSAITGPARADIFMGSGGPDLGDAAGRMAQRGRMTLLRPAS
- a CDS encoding Tim44/TimA family putative adaptor protein codes for the protein MSSATLIQLLVLAAIAVFLILKLRSVLGTREGFEKPPLQPGEREAVVSGPAPVAEEDSRDITDHVPEGSDSARALMAMKRAEPSFSLSEFLGGARGAYEMILVAFDKGDMSEVRGFIAPDVLAAFEEAIATRRDQGLVVDSKIIGIREVAVNEATFLTDSRIAEITVRFQAEMTTVVTNAAGDIVEGSETDMRRQRDVWTFQRAMGADDPNWRLVATGE
- a CDS encoding DUF2938 domain-containing protein, which gives rise to MELLTASVVIGTVATAIFDLWGLLIARLRGAPAPRWDMAGRWFGHMAHGRFRHRDMDHAHPIPAESAIGWAVHYLIGILYAAAIPLIWGRGWLDAPTFGPALIVGVVTIGAGWFLMSPGMGNGIAASKTPAPWVARGLGLAAHVVFGAGLWIGALIYSM
- the hslV gene encoding ATP-dependent protease subunit HslV, producing the protein MSDKDFPGWHGTTIIGVRRGDEVVIAGDGQVSLGPTVIKGTARKVRRLSPGGRDVIAGFAGSTADAFTLLERLEKKLESFPGQLARASVELAKDWRTDKYLQKLEAMLIVSDGTELLIITGAGDVLEPEHDVAAIGSGGNFALAAARGLMATDLPAEGIARQAMAIAADICVYTNGNLTVERIARP